A genomic stretch from Pirellulaceae bacterium includes:
- a CDS encoding STAS domain-containing protein has translation MADHQRIQVTDVDDVAVVRFVDRKILDELVIQELGRELFSLVEEENRKNLLLNFTNVEFLSSAALGKLISLHKKVERAGGNLKLTNIRPEIYDVFKITRLNEKFDISDDQEDGLAAFASA, from the coding sequence ATGGCCGACCACCAGCGTATCCAGGTCACGGATGTAGACGACGTGGCCGTCGTCCGATTTGTTGATCGAAAGATTCTTGATGAACTAGTGATCCAGGAGCTTGGCCGAGAGCTCTTTTCGCTGGTTGAAGAGGAAAATCGCAAGAATCTGCTGTTGAATTTTACGAATGTCGAGTTCCTTTCCAGTGCTGCTTTGGGCAAGTTAATCTCGTTGCACAAAAAGGTGGAAAGAGCGGGGGGTAACCTGAAACTCACCAATATTCGCCCAGAAATCTATGATGTTTTCAAAATCACTCGGTTGAACGAAAAGTTTGACATCAGCGATGATCAGGAAGATGGCTTGGCTGCATTTGCTTCGGCGTGA
- a CDS encoding ATP-binding protein produces the protein MLDSWTWTKNHDIPSSSADGQLVIREIVDQLHQHDWARDDVFGVHLALEEAVVNAIKHGNGEDPQKRVQVITKISSRRCWIQVQDEGPGFNPQDVPDCTLDENLEKCSGRGLLLMRNFMSLIEYNEVGNQVVLEKVLD, from the coding sequence ATGCTAGACAGCTGGACTTGGACGAAGAATCACGACATTCCGAGTTCGTCTGCTGATGGTCAACTTGTCATTCGCGAAATCGTTGATCAACTTCATCAACATGATTGGGCACGTGATGACGTCTTCGGCGTCCACTTGGCTTTAGAAGAAGCCGTTGTTAATGCGATTAAGCACGGTAACGGCGAAGATCCACAAAAGCGAGTGCAGGTGATCACGAAGATTTCGAGCCGTCGTTGCTGGATTCAAGTTCAGGACGAAGGGCCGGGCTTTAATCCGCAGGACGTGCCCGACTGCACGCTAGATGAAAATCTGGAGAAGTGCAGCGGGCGAGGGCTCCTATTGATGCGGAATTTCATGTCTTTGATCGAATATAATGAGGTAGGC